GCGGGAGCGCTCGGGGACGGCGTCGAGCAGGGCGGTGGCCTCGGCGTGGGCGGCGAGCGCCTGCGCGACGTACTCCTGCCCGCCTGCGGCGAAGTCCTCGGCGTGCTCGGGGGCGAGGTCGCTCAGCTGCGCGACGAGCGGGGGCACCACCTGCACCCACAGCTCGGGGTCGAACCACACGTGCGGGTCGTGCTGGCCCGGGTGGTCGGCCGAGGCGAGGAGGTCATCGGCGGGGAGCGCGTCGGTCAGCGCCACGACGCGCTCGAGCGCCCCGGCCTCGAGGACCTCCTCCATCCGCCCCTCGAGGAAGAGTCCGTGGTAGACGACGAGGTCGGCGTCGGCGAGCGCCCGCACGTCGCCCTGGCTGGCGCGGTACAGGTGCGGGTCGACGCCGGGGCCCATGAGTGCCGTGACGTCGACGTGCTCTCCGCCCACCGCGCTGACGAGGTCCGCGGCATGCGTCGTCGTCACGGTGACGTCGATGCGCGCGTCGGCGCTCTCGGCGGGTGCGGAGCAGGCGGCGAGGAGGAGGGCGACGACGCCCAGCGCGGCCAGTTTTCGGGTCTCCGAACTCATGCGATGAGGGTAGCCGAATCTGCGCAGAACGCCCGCCCGCGGAGCCGGGCACGTAGGATCGGCGCGATGTCCGAGCAGCCCACGCCGCAGCGCACGGCACAGGAGACCCGGGCCGCCCTTCTCGAGGCGGCGGCCGCGGAGATCCTCGAGTGCGGCTACGCGGCTGCGAGCCTCTCCGCGATCGCCGCCCGACACGGGCTGACGAAGGGGGCGCTGGCCCACCAGTTCCCCACGAAGAGCGCCTTCGTCAGCGCCCTGGGCGACGCGCTGCGCGAGGCCGTGCGCGCGTCGGTCGCCGCCGGGAGGAAGGCCTACCCCGACAGCCCCTCTCACGCACTCATCGCGTTCGTGCTGCACCTCGGGTCGCGGGCCACCAGCGACCCGGCGGTCGCTGCGGCGACGGCGCTGTTCTCCGACCGCGCGGTGCCGGACCCGCGACTCGCGGGGGCCGTGGGAGAGCTTCTCGAGGAGACCGAGCGGTTCGTCGCCGAGGCCTACGCGGCCGGTGAGGGCGACAGTTCCCTGCCACCGGCCGATGTCGCCGAGCACATCGTCGTCACGAACCTGGGAACGGCGTCGTTCCGGCTCCACCAGCATCCGACGGGACCTGGGCGGCCGCGGTTGCGCTTCCTGCGCATCACCCTCGCGGGCGCCGGGTTCCACGACGTCGACTCCGTCATCGACGAGGTGGTGTCCAGCCGGGCGAACGGGACGCTGGACGCGCTCCCGCCGAGCAGGAGCATGACCCGCTGACGTGGTGCGAGGGCCGGCGGACGCCGGCCCCCGCACCACCTCACC
Above is a genomic segment from Georgenia wutianyii containing:
- a CDS encoding metal ABC transporter solute-binding protein, Zn/Mn family; translated protein: MSSETRKLAALGVVALLLAACSAPAESADARIDVTVTTTHAADLVSAVGGEHVDVTALMGPGVDPHLYRASQGDVRALADADLVVYHGLFLEGRMEEVLEAGALERVVALTDALPADDLLASADHPGQHDPHVWFDPELWVQVVPPLVAQLSDLAPEHAEDFAAGGQEYVAQALAAHAEATALLDAVPERSRLLVTSHDAFGYFGRAYGLEVRGVQGLSTEDEAGVADIRRLVDLLVERGVPALFTESSVSPASITAVREAAADRGWTVEVPEEGLYSDALGEPGTPAGTYAGMLLANAELVAGALGPR
- a CDS encoding TetR/AcrR family transcriptional regulator — its product is MSEQPTPQRTAQETRAALLEAAAAEILECGYAAASLSAIAARHGLTKGALAHQFPTKSAFVSALGDALREAVRASVAAGRKAYPDSPSHALIAFVLHLGSRATSDPAVAAATALFSDRAVPDPRLAGAVGELLEETERFVAEAYAAGEGDSSLPPADVAEHIVVTNLGTASFRLHQHPTGPGRPRLRFLRITLAGAGFHDVDSVIDEVVSSRANGTLDALPPSRSMTR